The nucleotide sequence ATCAATGGTTTAGCCAGAACGTGCGGCGATTGGGCGATATGGGACGATGCACGTGATTACGTACTCGGCAAGAAGTCTGACTTTGTCACTGCTAACATTACAATGGAAGTTTTGTCAAATTTAGAACTTAATTTTATGATTTATTTGGACAAGGAAGGAAAAGTTGTCCATTCATCAGTTGTCGATTATGTAAATAAAACTGACGCCAATCTCCCTGAAGGACTCGAGGCGCTTCTTCTTAGCAAAAAGCTGTTAGCGAATCTTAAAGAGCCTGAAGACTGTAAAACAGGGATTGTGATACTATCCGATATTCCGGTATTGGTTGCGGCTCAACCGATAACAAATAATAACCGGAAAAAACCAATAAATGGAATGTTAATACTGGGCCGTTATCTGGATAATAATGTTATCGAGAAATTGCGCAAGAATACCTGCCTGGATGTTAAAATCTCAAAAAAAGAAATCAAGGCGGCATCACAAACTCAAGATGTCGTTGAAATATTGGATAAGAATATAATTTCAGGATATACTAACGTTTATGACATCGGCACGGATAAGCATATTACCTTGCAAATAGATATGCCGAGAAAAATATACCACTACGGCGAAAATACCATTCATTATTTTATCTTTACGATGGCATTAATCGCACTTTTGATTATGGCCAGCCTGCTGTATATTTTACAGATAATAGTGCTCAAGCCGCTGGATACACTTACGTCTAATTTTAACGAGCTCGACAAAAACGAGAATATTAGCACAAAACTATACACGGAACGCACTGATGAAATTGGAAGTCTTGCCCGCTCGTTTGATTCGCTGATAGGGCATTTGAAACAGCGAATGAGAGAATTGGCTGAAAAACAGTTTATGACAAATTGCCTGAATATCGAATTGACAAAGGCTTCTGATAAACTTCAGGAAACAAACGCGGAACTTAAAAATTTCGTGTATGTCGCATCGCACGACCTGCGCGAGCCTTTGCGGAAAATAACGGTCTTTGCCGAAATGCTTAAAAATTCTCTCAAAGACAAGATAGACCATTCAGAAGCGGAAAACCTGCATTATATGGTTGACGGCGCCGAGAGGATGAAAAAAATGATTGACGGTCTGCTTGTTTATTCAAGAGTAAGCACACAGCCGCATCCATTCCAGAAAGTTGACCTTAATGAAATAGTCTCGCAAATTGGCAAGTTCGAGCTGGCTGTTCTTATCGAAGAACAAAATGTGATCCTCGAAGTACCAAAACCTCTGCCGCTCATTGTTGGAGACGTTTCACAGATGACACAACTAATGCAGAACATTATAGCCAATGGAATAAAATATCAGAAGAAGGGCAACAGACCAGTAATCAAAATCACATCAAAACCTGCCGCTGACGGCATGGTGCAAATAGAAGTAACGGATAACGGCATTGGCATAAAGCCTGAATATCACAGTTCTGTATTTGGAATGTTTAAACGCCTGCATGGCAAAGAATACGAAGGTACGGGAATTGGTCTTGCCACGTGCAGAAAAATTGTCGAACGGCACAACGGTACAATCGGCCTCGAATCACAGCCCGGCCAAGGCTCGACATTTTGGTTCACAATTGCCCAGGTGTCTGCAACTATCGCTCAACCGGCTAACACGCAATAGCTATCAGGGCAGTTCCTGCAAAAGCTCAAGAATTTCCTCTCTTTTTGGCAGCGATTCCTGCGCGCCGAATTTCGAACACGTCAAAGCGCCCGCAGCGCAGGCGAATTTAGCGGCTTTTTTGGCATCGTTCTCCACCGCGCAGCAGGCCGCGAAAGCGCCGTCGAATGCGTCGCCGCAGGCGGTATGGTCGGCAAATTGAACTTCAAAAGGCAGAATCTGTTCGGTTCCGTTTTTATCGACGACAAGTGCGCCTTTTCTGCCGAGTTTTATTACCGCGCAGCCTACGCCTCTTGCGATAAGGTCCGAACCGATAAGTTTGGCGGTGTGAATGTTATGATTTGGCGAAGTACTAAGTTCTGCCGCTTCGGTAAAATTCGGTACTATGATGTCGGCCGTGTAGTAATCCAGCGGTAATTCTCCGCTTTGAGTTTGGAACTGTTCGCTGGAAAGCGATGGGTCAAGAATTACTTTTGCGTGCGAGAGTTTGCCGGCTCGTATTGCGCTGATGACAAATTCAGACGGCAGTTGTGCATTCACCAGGCACACGTCCGTGCTGGAAATCACCCGCTCAAACTCGGCAGTGCTGATATCCGCAGGAGTTATCGCTTTATTTGCGCCTTCGGAGATGACAGTTCGATTCGCACCGGCACTGTTTACGAAAGAGACACTGACGCCGGTACTTTTCGCCTCGGCGTTGAAGATAAAATCGCAATGAACGCCGAAATCGGCCAAATTATCACGAATCATATCGCCGAACTGGTCATTTCCTACTTTGCCGACGAGGTATACATCGCAATCGCAAAGGGCCGCCTGAATCGCCTGGTTAAGACCGCATCCTGCTGGGGTGTATGAGAAACTGCTGCCGTGCACCGGCTGGGATTTTTCAGGGAATTGTTCGCAACGCATGGCCATATCTATATATACGTTGCCAAAAACGATTACTTTCGGCTTTGACCTTGCCATAAATACCTCTCCATATAAGACTATACCAACGGTCTTAAAAAATTACGTTTGAACATCGCTGGTTAGCGAAGCCGGCATAATGACTTATAAACCGTCAAACTCGCTATTAAAAACACCTGTGGTGTTATAAAATACAAACTATTTATGTCTTTTGCAACACACTAATTTTACTATACTAATCGCGATGGAATTTTACTGCCCTAAAGGGTATAAAAGAATTTGACTTGCATCGCGCTTATGGATAAACTGACCGTATACTTCAAAGGCAACTTTTTTTACAGCACTTATCTGGATAATATTTATGGACAAAAAAGAAAATTGTGGTCTTTTTGGAATTTTCGGAGATCCTGATGCCGCTGAAAAGACTTTTTATGCTTTGCATAGTCTTCAGCATCGTGGGCAGGAATCTGCCGGCATAGCGACAAGCAATGGTGAAGAAATCAAATTGCACGTCGGAATGGGACATACGACACGAGTTTTTCGCAGCGGAAAAGACGTTTTGGCAGCGCTCAAAAATCCGATTGCAATCGGTCATGTCCGTTATTCGACAAGCGGTTCGAGAAATATCTGCAATGCGCAGCCTCTTTTGAGTGAATATTCGCGCGGGCAGGTTGCGGTCGCTCACAATGGAAATCTGATAAACGCCTCAATGCTTCGCGATGAATACGAAGCGTACGGAAATATTTTCAAATCGACGAACGATACTGAAATAATTATACATTTGCTGGCAAAGCCTTCGCATGTTGCCAAGCCGGATCCGCTTGGACACGTTCTGGGGCATTTGCAGGGCGCGTTTTCGCTGCTGTTTTTGTTTCCGGACAGAATCGAAGCGGCTCGCGACTCTTATGGCATAAGACCTTTGTGCATTGGCAAAACCAAAAGCGGTGCTTACTGTTTCGCAAGTGAAACTTGTGCGTTGGATACGATTGACGCCGAGTATGTCCGCGAAGTGCAGCCGGGTGAAATTGTTACGCTTGATAAAAATGGCCTGCGCAGCAGATTTTTCGTCAAGCCGGAAAGTATTACTCCCGCTCACTGCATTTTTGAACATATTTACTTCGCAAAGCAGAGCAGTTATATTTT is from Planctomycetaceae bacterium and encodes:
- a CDS encoding HAMP domain-containing protein, producing MDNVKTSLVRKVAICIGLIFVLLLSLILFASQAIVLSGFQKLEKQDVQTNLTRAQHSINNEINGLARTCGDWAIWDDARDYVLGKKSDFVTANITMEVLSNLELNFMIYLDKEGKVVHSSVVDYVNKTDANLPEGLEALLLSKKLLANLKEPEDCKTGIVILSDIPVLVAAQPITNNNRKKPINGMLILGRYLDNNVIEKLRKNTCLDVKISKKEIKAASQTQDVVEILDKNIISGYTNVYDIGTDKHITLQIDMPRKIYHYGENTIHYFIFTMALIALLIMASLLYILQIIVLKPLDTLTSNFNELDKNENISTKLYTERTDEIGSLARSFDSLIGHLKQRMRELAEKQFMTNCLNIELTKASDKLQETNAELKNFVYVASHDLREPLRKITVFAEMLKNSLKDKIDHSEAENLHYMVDGAERMKKMIDGLLVYSRVSTQPHPFQKVDLNEIVSQIGKFELAVLIEEQNVILEVPKPLPLIVGDVSQMTQLMQNIIANGIKYQKKGNRPVIKITSKPAADGMVQIEVTDNGIGIKPEYHSSVFGMFKRLHGKEYEGTGIGLATCRKIVERHNGTIGLESQPGQGSTFWFTIAQVSATIAQPANTQ
- a CDS encoding PfkB family carbohydrate kinase, encoding MARSKPKVIVFGNVYIDMAMRCEQFPEKSQPVHGSSFSYTPAGCGLNQAIQAALCDCDVYLVGKVGNDQFGDMIRDNLADFGVHCDFIFNAEAKSTGVSVSFVNSAGANRTVISEGANKAITPADISTAEFERVISSTDVCLVNAQLPSEFVISAIRAGKLSHAKVILDPSLSSEQFQTQSGELPLDYYTADIIVPNFTEAAELSTSPNHNIHTAKLIGSDLIARGVGCAVIKLGRKGALVVDKNGTEQILPFEVQFADHTACGDAFDGAFAACCAVENDAKKAAKFACAAGALTCSKFGAQESLPKREEILELLQELP
- the purF gene encoding amidophosphoribosyltransferase, which gives rise to MDKKENCGLFGIFGDPDAAEKTFYALHSLQHRGQESAGIATSNGEEIKLHVGMGHTTRVFRSGKDVLAALKNPIAIGHVRYSTSGSRNICNAQPLLSEYSRGQVAVAHNGNLINASMLRDEYEAYGNIFKSTNDTEIIIHLLAKPSHVAKPDPLGHVLGHLQGAFSLLFLFPDRIEAARDSYGIRPLCIGKTKSGAYCFASETCALDTIDAEYVREVQPGEIVTLDKNGLRSRFFVKPESITPAHCIFEHIYFAKQSSYIFGENVHEVRRRCGAQIAREHPVDADVVIPVPDSGTSAAIGYSDESKVRFDMGFVRSHYVGRTFISPGQDVRDLAVKLKLSVVKEVVKGKRVIVVDDSIVRGTTTKGKITALRNAGAKEIHMRVSCPPIRFPCFYGVDFPTREELLANNRDMQQIKEYLDVDSVGYLSLEGMLACASLPKNHFCTACWSGKYPLPVTAIVSKFMMERYQMQLFDDEPVQL